The DNA window CAGTCCCCTTTGAGATGTCATTTAATTCATTTCGCTTCTTCTTAAGCTGGGCTATCTCATTAGCTTTGCTTTTGTTCTGTTTCTGAATCTCATCCCGTTTGGACTTTAATTCAGTGATTTTTTTGTTATTTTCATCCCGTTTGGACTTAAAGTCCTGTGCCTGAGAAACAAGGTCTTTTACCTTTGTATTTAATTCATTCCTTTTTTCTTTTAATTCATCAATGTTATTTCGATATAATTTTAGGTCTTTAAAAATAGTATTGAGATTTTTCTCTTTTTGGCTTATCTGTGTCCTCAACTGGTTTATTTTATCCTTTAATTCACGTTCAGACATATTTGAAATGTCTGAATTTTCTGTAGCCTCCATCTAACTACCCCCTTATTGTTCAACATTTTTCCAGTATTCAATGCTTTCTTCATGACTACTAATACGCTTCTCCAGCCATTTATATCGGGGGTTCAGGTCATTTAATTCTTTTTTCAATTTATCGTATTCTTTTTCGTATTGTTTATCTGAACCCTTTATTGATTCAATTTCATTACTGGTCTCTATTACAGAATCAATCTTTGATTTTATATCCGATAGTTTTCTATTTGCTGTCTCATCATTTAATGATATTTCAGATATACTATCGTTTATCTCATCCACAATTTGTTTTTCTTCATCAGAAGATATAGATGTTTTAAGTTTGGATATCTTTTCATCAACCGAACTCAGTATTTCTTTATGTTCAGAATCCTTTATAGATGATTGCAATTCATTGAGTGTTTTTTGTGCCTGATATAGAATTTGCTGACGTTTTTCCCTTAAAACGTCTCTGCGCCCAACAACATATTCCTTGTTTTTCTTTGCTGATTCCATCTGTTCATTGATGGATTCGATTCTTTCATTAAGTTGTTCAAATTCCTGTCTGTATTTGTTCAGGAAATTTTGATGCTTTTCTATAACTCCTGAAACCAGTTCACTTTTATCCATTATGGTTACACTGGTATTATCATTACCTGTTGTACTTGTCTCTGTATCCATAGTTATACTCCTATCCCCACTCTTTATAAGAAGTTTATATAATATTTAACAATTGTTATACTCTAAATATCTGTGCATGTGGAACGTCATTTATTCGGATTACATTCTCAGGGTCAACTGCACTACATTTGATGGCACAAGCAACCGATTCCTCTCCGAAAATGTTTGCTGTTGTCGCTACTGAAAGCGCTTCAATAACTTCATTTTCAGATGCTGTTTTACCTTTGTAAAACTGTTCAGATATTTCTACTGTAAGGTTTCCCTCTTTTAATGTTTTGCCCAGAATATCTTCATCACATACTGCGACTACATAATATCTACTGGACTGATGTATTTTAAGGTACATATCATCACTTATATCAAACCAATCTAATATGGTCTTTATCCGGTGACAACAGGTCTCCCTGTCGTCTCATTCTGGTAACCAGTTCTTCGGCATGTTCTCGATCTATTTGCTCTTCTTCTGCTCTGGAATAGACTTCCTCAACAGGAGCACCCTTTTTATCAGAATGCTCATCAGCAAGTGATTGTATAATTTCTCTTATTACTTTTATCTTATCTCTCTGACTCTTGGACGTTCCTGTCTCAATAACGTCCACATCAAACGCACCGGTATCAGGGTCTACTCCCACCTGTTTGAGGCATGTATACACAAGATTTGTTGTGCGCTTTGCATCTTCCAGAGTGGCTACACTGCTAAGACGAACACGGGCACTTGATTCGGTAAGTCTTACCAGTGCCTCCAACTGTCTTGCAGTAACCGGTACCGGTGCATCCTTATCTTCACCCATTTTACGCAGGTTCATGTAAAACTCTATCAGGTGGTTGCGTGCATCATCCTCAAGTATAGGATATACATTTCTTCTGGCATAAGCCACATATTTTCTCAATTTTTCCACATCAATCGGAGGACTAATTACATCCATCTGGGAATCAATCTGCTGTTGACTGACTTCTGACACAGGATTATTTGATCTCTGTTCCATCATTTCCCCAGCATAATGTGCCTTGAGAATATGATTGGCAATTCTTCTATCCTTATCATCATCCGGTACATCAAGAAGTACAAAAATTAAATCGAAACGAGAAATCAGTGCAGGAGGCATGTTTATCTGGGTGGCAATACCTTCGTATCTATCAAAACGTCCGTATTTTGGATTTGCTGCACCAAGCAGAGCACATCTGGATTTTAATGTAGCTATTATACCCGCCTTCGCAACTGATACCGTATTACCACACCATACCGGTTTGCCGTTCCTCCTTACATAAAGAACATGGTTAGGTACTTCCACACAGTAAATTTTTCCTTTATAGGGTTTCTTCTCAATATGGTAGTTCCCATTTGTATTGATGCTTGGATGATTACCTCCCTCACGGATAAAAGATACCTCATATATATCATTAGATATAACACTTGACCGGCCTTCAGGAACTTGGATTATTTCTCCTTTATTTACAACGACATAATTATTTGCAGAATAACCCATTTTAAGTGCAAGTTCCTGCATATCATCAGCTAACCGCTTTGAACTGGTAATATAAGCCATTTGCCCGGTTTCACATCTGATATATCCGTCACCAAGAACCATTGCATCAACAAATATTTTTATTTGCCCAGGACAAAGTTTTTTCACATATTCAGGAACAAATTTTTCATGGCATTTTCCAAACATGGAAAGATATTTTGCAAGTTGTTTTGAATGTATACTAAATGAATGCCCATCATAACTCCATTTAAAACCAAGCCTATCCAGACTATTCTGGATTTTTTGGATTTTTCCAGATGTTTTCTGTGTTATCTGCACAGAATAGGGAATTCCATTCATGTATTTTACTGAACCTTCAGGAAGATAATAACCAAGAAATTCAAGCCAATCATTCATTTTAACAGTAATTGATTCAGTTTCTATCCCTGAACAATTCTGATTGACATACTTGACTATAGATGGTATTTCAAATGTTTCGATGCGTTCACCATCCCAGTATGCATTTTTCTTAAAACGCATCCTTTTATGTAGAGGTAATGAATCCATCCGGTGAAGGTCGAATCCTGTCCATTCATTAGCACGTTTGTTGATATCAACATACATGTTGTGGTTTGGTGTAACAGCAAGGTCAACCTGACGTGATTTAAGATAATACATATCCCCCTCATAATCAGAAGCTACATACATTCCAGGGACTACATATTCTAGTTTTCCATCTGGTGTAAGTGAAGCAACTCTTTCTCCTTCAATTACATCTTTAAAAAATTTCCATCCGTTTTCAGTTAGAATTTCTGTCTGGTCATCATAACATTGCTGTTCCATTGCCTCATGAAGTGAACTTTTATCCTCTGAACTCATTTTGTCAAGTTCATCAACAGCAGCTACACCCATATCTGCCATGACAAGTGCACCTGCTTCCAGTGTCCACCTTCCATCACCCAGTTCATCCCTTACCGCTGATGCTGTCAGACCACTGGATGACGCACTTTTACCTGAAGTGAACACTCCTCTTGGAGCAAGTTTTTCCATATAACGCAGCATCTGACTTTTTGCTATACCCGGGTCTCCAACTATAAGAATATGGATATCTCCTCTCACTCTTGAACTATCAGGTAATGCTTTGGTAACGCCTGAAAACAATTGAAGAGCAAGTGCTTCCTTAATGTTTTCATAGCCATAAATCGATGGAGAAATAGATTTTGCTACCTTTTCATAAATCTGGGGGTCTTTGCTCAACTCAAGGATTTCCTCTTCATCTTCAGGAGTTATTTCAAGTTCCTCGAATTCTTTATTCACGTATTCTATTGAATTTGCATGCAACACAAGGTCATAAAAAGGCGATTTGCCATCACGCAGGGTACGCTGATGAGAACGAAGGACTCCATTAATTATTACCCTATCACCCGGGGTAACGATTCCAGCAAGGTCATCATCAACATCAATATCGAGGCTCTGGGGCTGTTCTCCTCCTCTTAAATTTTCAGGGGATTCCTGTATCTGAAGTTTCTGGGCGTCTACAAAAGTAGATTTATCAACAAGCGTTTTGAATGGTCCCTTTCTGCCACAGGTTTCATTTTCACATTCATGGGGTTCTGTAAATTTCTGGCTTGTCTGGGGTATGTAGGTAACATGCTCGCATCGCATACAGTAAAAAGCTGCGTTTGTTATTTTGGGGCGCACTTCTGTAGCTTTACGTATCATCCCTTCAACCGCTACAGATTGCATGAGATGTTTGCTTCTAAGATTCCTTATCGTAATTTTATTCGGATTATTAATTATCCGTAAATGCACTTCCTCAAGAGACTTATCAACCGGAAGTACTAGTTCCTCTCCTTCTCTTAAAACCTCCTCTGCAGCAGGTATTATCTCGTCGGGATTTACAATTAATTCATCTGCAAGTTCCTGATCAAAATTTTCAATATCGTAATAATTCACTGTTAAACTGCGTTGTTCAGGATATTCATTTGCAAGATGAAGTATCTCATCCCAGTAATAACGTCTAAAAAAAGTGCCGAACCTTTCTTTCCATCCTTCTTCTGCCA is part of the Methanohalobium evestigatum Z-7303 genome and encodes:
- a CDS encoding LAGLIDADG family homing endonuclease, translated to MAEEGWKERFGTFFRRYYWDEILHLANEYPEQRSLTVNYYDIENFDQELADELIVNPDEIIPAAEEVLREGEELVLPVDKSLEEVHLRIINNPNKITIRNLRSKHLMQSVAVEGMIRKATEVRPKITNAAFYCMRCEHVTYIPQTSQKFTEPHECENETCGRKGPFKTLVDKSTFVDAQKLQIQESPENLRGGEQPQSLDIDVDDDLAGIVTPGDRVIINGVLRSHQRTLRDGKSPFYDLVLHANSIEYVNKEFEELEITPEDEEEILELSKDPQIYEKVAKSISPSIYGYENIKEALALQLFSGVTKALPDSSRVRGDIHILIVGDPGIAKSQMLRYMEKLAPRGVFTSGKSASSSGLTASAVRDELGDGRWTLEAGALVMADMGVAAVDELDKMSSEDKSSLHEAMEQQCYDDQTEILTENGWKFFKDVIEGERVASLTPDGKLEYVVPGMYVASDYEGDMYYLKSRQVDLAVTPNHNMYVDINKRANEWTGFDLHRMDSLPLHKRMRFKKNAYWDGERIETFEIPSIVKYVNQNCSGIETESITVKMNDWLEFLGYYLPEGSVKYMNGIPYSVQITQKTSGKIQKIQNSLDRLGFKWSYDGHSFSIHSKQLAKYLSMFGKCHEKFVPEYVKKLCPGQIKIFVDAMVLGDGYIRCETGQMAYITSSKRLADDMQELALKMGYSANNYVVVNKGEIIQVPEGRSSVISNDIYEVSFIREGGNHPSINTNGNYHIEKKPYKGKIYCVEVPNHVLYVRRNGKPVWCGNTVSVAKAGIIATLKSRCALLGAANPKYGRFDRYEGIATQINMPPALISRFDLIFVLLDVPDDDKDRRIANHILKAHYAGEMMEQRSNNPVSEVSQQQIDSQMDVISPPIDVEKLRKYVAYARRNVYPILEDDARNHLIEFYMNLRKMGEDKDAPVPVTARQLEALVRLTESSARVRLSSVATLEDAKRTTNLVYTCLKQVGVDPDTGAFDVDVIETGTSKSQRDKIKVIREIIQSLADEHSDKKGAPVEEVYSRAEEEQIDREHAEELVTRMRRQGDLLSPDKDHIRLV
- a CDS encoding DUF424 domain-containing protein, yielding MYLKIHQSSRYYVVAVCDEDILGKTLKEGNLTVEISEQFYKGKTASENEVIEALSVATTANIFGEESVACAIKCSAVDPENVIRINDVPHAQIFRV